A genome region from Candidatus Zixiibacteriota bacterium includes the following:
- a CDS encoding tripartite tricarboxylate transporter substrate-binding protein, whose translation MVGIAWALLLSSLVVGFPASQAAAAEQDFYKGKTVRIIVGFSAGGGFDAYARAIARHLGRHLPGGPTVIVENMPGAGSRVAANYLFRAQGDGLTIGNFIGSLVLQQVMGDKGIEFDGRKFEWLGAPVQDEGVCALTKASGIHSLDDWFAAKKPVKLGGEAPGANDSDVPRVLKAALGLPIQLIEGFKGTSNIRLAAESGEVDGGCWTWASIRTTWAKGLESGMVKPILQINPKKAADIPDVPNAIDYAKTPEARTLIEAGVHAPSAILRAYALPPGTPKERLGLLRRAFAATMKDQAFLAEMNKSRLEVNPLSGEEVEAIVRKLFQMDSATVARIREVLVPKK comes from the coding sequence ATGGTCGGGATCGCCTGGGCTCTGCTGCTTTCTTCGCTCGTCGTCGGCTTTCCTGCTTCTCAGGCCGCCGCGGCGGAGCAGGATTTCTACAAAGGGAAAACGGTCCGCATCATCGTCGGCTTTTCCGCCGGGGGAGGCTTCGACGCCTATGCCCGCGCGATCGCCCGCCATCTGGGGCGCCATCTTCCCGGCGGCCCGACCGTCATCGTCGAGAACATGCCGGGCGCGGGAAGCCGAGTCGCGGCGAACTATCTTTTCAGGGCTCAGGGCGACGGGCTCACCATCGGCAACTTCATCGGCTCCCTGGTCTTGCAGCAGGTGATGGGGGACAAGGGCATCGAGTTCGACGGACGGAAGTTCGAGTGGCTCGGTGCGCCGGTCCAGGACGAAGGCGTGTGCGCGCTGACGAAGGCCAGCGGCATCCATTCCCTCGACGACTGGTTCGCGGCCAAAAAACCGGTCAAGCTCGGGGGCGAAGCCCCCGGGGCCAACGACTCCGATGTGCCCCGCGTTCTGAAGGCGGCCCTCGGGCTGCCGATTCAGCTGATCGAGGGATTCAAGGGAACGTCGAACATCCGCCTGGCTGCCGAATCCGGCGAAGTGGACGGGGGCTGCTGGACCTGGGCGTCGATCCGGACCACCTGGGCCAAGGGCCTGGAGTCGGGGATGGTCAAGCCGATCCTCCAGATCAACCCCAAGAAGGCCGCCGACATCCCCGACGTTCCGAACGCAATCGACTACGCGAAGACCCCGGAGGCCCGTACGTTGATCGAAGCCGGCGTGCACGCGCCGTCGGCGATCCTGCGCGCCTACGCGCTTCCCCCCGGGACGCCCAAAGAACGGCTTGGCCTGCTGCGCCGCGCCTTCGCGGCGACCATGAAAGATCAGGCCTTCCTCGCCGAGATGAACAAGTCCAGGCTCGAGGTCAACCCGCTCTCCGGCGAGGAGGTCGAGGCGATCGTGCGAAAGCTCTTCCAGATGGATTCCGCGACCGTCGCGCGAATCCGTGAAGTGCTGGTTCCGAAGAAGTGA
- a CDS encoding xanthine dehydrogenase family protein molybdopterin-binding subunit, which produces MSELKFIGKPVTRVDALEKVTGEAVYGYDLVLPNMLYGKVLFSTRAHARIKRIDVEKARRHPGVVAVVTGEDAPWTHGESIKDKPFLARGKVRYIGEPVAAVAAEDEDTAQAAVRLIEVEYEDLPVYTDPEQACKPGAVQIHEDFASYRKADFIVGSHLPNIAEHFKLRTGDVEQGFAQSDLVLSERYFVPIIQHAAMEPHSAHAQFDRESGRLTLWVANDAPFRALHEISEALGMPKEKIRFINPLQGGGFGSKGGLKVEPIAVALAFHTGGRPVRVKFNREETFISTLTRHECVVYCKTGVKKDGTLMAREMTLYWGAGAYAEKSPTVCIRGSLPAPGPYRIPHVKVDGYAVYTNKPVAGSYRGYGIPQGAWACEQQMDEIARRLGMDPLELRLKNIFVDGDVSYWGERLHSVGLKETLLKAAAAIEWGKRSAPAKPGMRSGKGLACIQKPTRSPTTSNAGVIVDSRGQVTVLAGTVEIGQGCNTILSQVAAEELAVPIERVRMHPLDTDVIPYDASTTSSRSTYHMGNAVRRAAIHAREQIAEAAAPMLEAKPADLEFADGKVFLKDQPQMALPIGEVVRRKFGPEGSVRGDGSYTYEIGKDLDLETGHSDHASAFYMYATQAAEVLVDEESGRVRLVRMSAAHDVGKAINPLNCVAQIEGGLAMGIGSALHEEMVVDSSGKVRNPSFLDYHLVTSLDLPEMIPIIVECPEPEGPYGAKGLGEPGLAPTPAAIGNAVADAIGVRVYDLPLKPENVYWAMQRKKNAA; this is translated from the coding sequence ATGTCGGAGCTGAAGTTCATCGGCAAACCCGTGACCCGGGTGGATGCCCTGGAGAAGGTCACCGGGGAGGCGGTTTACGGTTACGATCTCGTCCTGCCGAACATGCTTTACGGCAAGGTGTTGTTCAGCACGAGGGCCCACGCCAGAATCAAGCGGATTGACGTCGAGAAGGCACGCCGCCACCCGGGAGTCGTCGCGGTGGTGACCGGAGAGGACGCGCCCTGGACGCACGGTGAGTCGATCAAGGATAAACCGTTCCTGGCGCGCGGCAAGGTGCGCTACATCGGGGAGCCGGTGGCCGCAGTAGCGGCGGAGGACGAGGACACGGCGCAGGCCGCGGTCAGGCTCATCGAGGTCGAGTACGAGGACCTGCCCGTCTACACCGACCCCGAGCAGGCCTGCAAGCCGGGGGCCGTCCAGATCCACGAGGATTTCGCCTCCTACCGCAAGGCCGATTTCATCGTCGGTTCGCATCTGCCGAACATCGCGGAGCATTTCAAGCTGCGAACCGGCGACGTCGAGCAGGGCTTCGCGCAGTCCGATCTCGTCCTCAGCGAACGATATTTCGTGCCGATCATACAGCATGCGGCGATGGAGCCGCACTCGGCGCACGCACAGTTCGACCGGGAAAGCGGACGGCTGACCCTCTGGGTGGCCAACGACGCCCCGTTCCGGGCGCTCCACGAGATATCGGAAGCTCTCGGAATGCCCAAGGAGAAGATTCGTTTCATCAATCCTCTGCAGGGGGGCGGCTTCGGCTCCAAAGGCGGGCTCAAGGTCGAGCCGATCGCGGTCGCGCTCGCGTTCCACACCGGCGGAAGGCCGGTGCGCGTGAAGTTCAACCGGGAAGAGACCTTCATCTCGACCCTCACGCGCCACGAATGCGTCGTGTACTGCAAGACGGGAGTGAAGAAGGACGGCACGCTGATGGCGCGCGAGATGACGCTTTACTGGGGAGCGGGTGCGTACGCGGAAAAAAGCCCCACGGTCTGCATCCGCGGCAGCCTGCCGGCGCCCGGCCCCTACCGCATTCCGCACGTCAAGGTCGACGGCTACGCCGTCTACACCAACAAGCCGGTGGCGGGCTCTTACCGGGGATACGGGATCCCGCAGGGCGCGTGGGCGTGCGAGCAGCAGATGGACGAGATCGCCCGGCGACTCGGAATGGATCCGCTGGAGCTGCGGCTCAAGAACATCTTCGTCGACGGCGACGTGTCCTACTGGGGCGAGCGGCTCCACAGCGTCGGCCTCAAAGAGACGCTGCTCAAGGCCGCGGCGGCCATCGAGTGGGGCAAGAGATCGGCCCCGGCCAAGCCGGGCATGCGCTCGGGCAAGGGCCTGGCCTGCATCCAGAAGCCCACTCGCTCCCCGACCACCTCGAACGCGGGCGTGATCGTGGATTCCCGGGGACAGGTTACCGTGCTGGCGGGAACCGTCGAGATCGGCCAGGGCTGCAACACGATCCTGTCCCAGGTCGCGGCCGAGGAGCTGGCGGTGCCGATCGAGCGGGTCCGGATGCACCCGCTCGACACCGACGTCATCCCGTACGACGCGTCGACCACGTCAAGCCGGAGCACGTACCACATGGGGAACGCCGTGCGCAGGGCGGCGATCCATGCCCGCGAGCAGATCGCGGAAGCGGCCGCGCCCATGCTCGAGGCGAAGCCCGCGGATCTCGAGTTCGCCGACGGGAAGGTGTTCCTCAAGGACCAGCCGCAGATGGCGCTGCCGATCGGAGAAGTCGTACGCCGGAAGTTCGGTCCGGAAGGATCCGTGCGCGGGGACGGCTCGTATACCTACGAGATCGGCAAGGACCTCGACCTGGAGACCGGTCACAGCGACCACGCCTCGGCCTTCTACATGTATGCGACCCAGGCGGCCGAGGTGCTGGTCGACGAGGAAAGCGGCCGGGTGCGCCTGGTGCGCATGTCGGCCGCGCACGACGTCGGCAAGGCGATCAACCCGCTCAACTGCGTGGCCCAGATCGAAGGCGGGCTGGCCATGGGCATCGGCTCGGCGCTGCACGAGGAAATGGTCGTCGACAGCTCCGGCAAGGTGCGCAATCCCTCGTTCCTCGACTATCACCTGGTCACGTCGCTCGATCTGCCGGAGATGATCCCGATCATCGTCGAGTGCCCCGAGCCCGAAGGCCCCTACGGCGCCAAGGGGCTCGGCGAGCCGGGGCTCGCGCCTACCCCAGCGGCCATCGGCAACGCCGTCGCGGACGCGATCGGCGTGCGCGTCTACGACCTGCCGCTCAAGCCGGAAAACGTCTACTGGGCGATGCAAAGGAAAAAAAATGCCGCCTGA
- a CDS encoding (2Fe-2S)-binding protein: MKKEIHFKLNGKAVSLEVPNHRLLLDLLRDEIGLTGTKEGCGTGDCGACTVYLNGKPVNSCLVLSAELDGAEIVTIEGLKIGPELHPIQKAFIRDGGAQCGYCTPGMLMMAKALLDENPDPSEEEIRFALSGNLCRCTGYVKIVQAVRDAAAELRSRNG, translated from the coding sequence ATGAAAAAAGAGATCCACTTCAAGCTGAACGGGAAGGCGGTTTCGCTGGAGGTCCCCAACCATCGCCTGCTGCTCGACCTGCTGCGGGACGAGATCGGGCTCACCGGGACCAAGGAAGGGTGCGGCACCGGGGACTGCGGCGCCTGCACCGTTTACCTGAACGGCAAGCCGGTCAATTCGTGCCTGGTTCTCTCGGCCGAGCTCGACGGCGCCGAAATCGTCACCATCGAAGGGCTGAAGATCGGTCCCGAGCTGCATCCGATCCAGAAAGCGTTCATCCGCGACGGCGGCGCGCAATGCGGCTACTGCACGCCCGGGATGCTGATGATGGCCAAGGCGCTGCTGGACGAAAACCCCGACCCGAGCGAGGAAGAGATCCGCTTCGCTCTCTCCGGGAATCTCTGCCGCTGCACGGGCTATGTCAAGATCGTTCAGGCGGTCAGGGACGCGGCGGCGGAGCTGAGGTCGAGGAACGGCTGA
- a CDS encoding xanthine dehydrogenase family protein subunit M, which yields MKRTEPFEFYQPATLREASRIVLEKGPGGRFLAGGTDLVIAMKEKGLLPKYVVDLKRIPGLTGIQENGDGGIVIGALTTMREIETSPLLRRKYPFLAQSAAEVGSIQIRNRATVGGNMANATPSADVAPSLIALDAQVTIAGADGERSLPLEEFFRGPGQTVMRPEEILTAITIPKSAPGLVGEYIKFSPRDMMDLAYVGVAVAFALEAGERRCTGVRIVLGAVAPTPLRARRAEAAVEGRVLTEEVAAAAGEEAARESRPISDVRSSAEYRRAMVGAMTKRALLNAAAPRGGAIPWRDRRDRRY from the coding sequence ATGAAGCGAACCGAACCGTTCGAGTTCTATCAGCCGGCGACACTGCGGGAAGCCAGCCGGATCGTCCTCGAGAAGGGGCCGGGCGGCCGCTTCCTGGCCGGCGGCACGGACCTCGTCATCGCGATGAAGGAGAAGGGGCTGCTGCCCAAGTACGTCGTCGATCTCAAGCGCATCCCCGGCCTGACGGGAATCCAGGAGAACGGCGACGGGGGTATCGTCATCGGAGCGCTGACCACGATGCGCGAGATCGAGACCTCGCCCCTGCTCAGGCGGAAATACCCGTTTCTCGCCCAGAGCGCCGCCGAGGTCGGATCGATCCAGATCCGCAACCGGGCGACGGTGGGCGGCAACATGGCCAACGCCACGCCGTCGGCCGACGTCGCTCCGAGCCTGATCGCGCTTGACGCCCAGGTCACGATCGCCGGCGCCGACGGCGAGCGCTCGCTGCCGCTGGAGGAGTTCTTCCGCGGGCCGGGTCAGACGGTGATGCGTCCCGAGGAGATCCTGACCGCGATCACCATCCCGAAAAGCGCGCCCGGGCTGGTCGGCGAGTACATCAAGTTCTCGCCGCGCGACATGATGGACCTCGCCTATGTCGGCGTGGCGGTCGCCTTCGCCCTGGAAGCGGGCGAGAGGCGCTGCACGGGCGTCCGCATCGTGCTGGGGGCGGTGGCGCCCACGCCGCTGCGCGCGCGCCGGGCCGAGGCGGCGGTGGAGGGGCGCGTCCTGACCGAAGAGGTCGCCGCGGCGGCGGGAGAGGAGGCCGCGCGCGAGAGCAGGCCGATCAGCGACGTCCGCTCTTCGGCCGAGTACCGCAGGGCCATGGTCGGGGCCATGACGAAGCGGGCCCTGTTGAACGCCGCCGCGCCGCGCGGGGGCGCGATCCCGTGGCGCGACCGGCGCGACCGCCGGTACTAG
- a CDS encoding dihydroorotase family protein, which translates to MAADLVIKNGWVTTPEETFKGGVAITGGKFVAIGSDDSLPSAKEEIDAKGRHILPGIIDGHVHFREPGMTHKEDFATGSTAAVCGGVTFVIDMPNTVPPTADAEQVRIKQRLGEEKSLVDFGVTGVVVQTNTKEILPMAAAGAIGFKIFFGETIGNLPFPDDGMCMEAFDLIAQSKLPLGIHAENRQIMAYCTNKLKAEGKNEPRYWEASRPDICEAESVHHALFFAETFGTKLHVFHMSSKQAAYMVRDAKARGLRVTAETGPHYLLREPADMDQVGPLLKMNPPVRTKDHAEVLWEGLRKGFVDMLATDHSPHTLEEKGSDLYGKLTKPAIWDCISGFCGVETGVPLILTEVNKGRLTLNQYVKVACENPARVWQVYPKKGAIRLGSDGDVTIVDMDKEAVIDVNKLHSKNKPSPWHGWKVKGVPVCTVVRGHVQMRDGEPCGRPIGRMVRPLV; encoded by the coding sequence ATGGCTGCAGACCTGGTGATCAAGAACGGCTGGGTGACCACCCCGGAAGAGACCTTCAAGGGCGGTGTCGCGATCACGGGCGGGAAGTTCGTCGCGATCGGCTCCGACGACTCCCTGCCGTCCGCCAAGGAAGAGATCGACGCGAAGGGGCGTCACATCCTCCCCGGCATCATCGACGGCCACGTCCACTTCCGCGAACCGGGAATGACTCACAAGGAGGACTTCGCCACCGGCTCGACCGCAGCCGTCTGCGGCGGGGTGACCTTCGTGATCGATATGCCGAACACCGTGCCCCCGACCGCCGACGCGGAGCAGGTCCGGATCAAGCAGCGGCTCGGCGAGGAGAAGTCGCTGGTCGACTTCGGGGTCACCGGCGTCGTCGTTCAGACGAACACGAAGGAAATCCTGCCGATGGCGGCCGCGGGAGCGATCGGCTTCAAGATCTTCTTTGGAGAAACGATCGGCAATCTCCCCTTTCCCGACGACGGGATGTGCATGGAAGCGTTCGACCTGATCGCTCAGTCGAAGCTGCCGCTGGGGATCCACGCCGAGAACCGGCAGATCATGGCGTACTGCACCAACAAGCTCAAGGCCGAAGGCAAGAACGAGCCGCGTTACTGGGAAGCCTCGCGGCCCGACATCTGCGAGGCGGAATCGGTCCACCACGCGCTGTTTTTCGCCGAGACCTTCGGGACCAAGCTGCACGTCTTCCACATGAGCTCCAAGCAGGCCGCCTACATGGTGCGCGACGCCAAGGCCCGCGGCCTGCGCGTGACGGCGGAAACCGGTCCGCACTATCTCCTGCGGGAGCCCGCCGACATGGATCAGGTGGGGCCGCTGCTCAAGATGAATCCGCCCGTGCGCACCAAGGACCACGCCGAGGTGCTGTGGGAAGGGCTGCGGAAGGGCTTCGTCGACATGCTCGCGACCGATCACTCCCCCCACACGCTCGAAGAGAAGGGCTCGGATCTCTACGGCAAACTCACCAAGCCCGCGATCTGGGACTGCATTTCCGGCTTCTGCGGCGTGGAAACCGGCGTCCCCCTCATCCTTACGGAAGTGAACAAGGGGCGCCTCACGCTCAACCAGTACGTCAAGGTGGCCTGTGAGAATCCCGCCAGGGTCTGGCAGGTTTATCCGAAAAAGGGAGCGATCCGGCTCGGCTCCGACGGCGACGTGACGATCGTCGACATGGACAAGGAAGCGGTGATCGACGTGAACAAGCTCCACAGCAAGAACAAGCCGTCGCCGTGGCATGGCTGGAAGGTGAAGGGCGTTCCCGTCTGCACCGTGGTCCGCGGCCACGTCCAGATGCGCGACGGCGAGCCCTGCGGCCGGCCGATCGGGCGGATGGTCCGCCCGCTGGTGTAG
- a CDS encoding GntR family transcriptional regulator: MSNLVRKPKLKVRAGENLSGRVYHEIKKLILSNEVMPGQKLHHQELSERLGVSRTPVREALTRLVQEGYVSFLPNRGFTCKEIGIQEAEELYELREALEAFTVEKAVRNLTPASLRRLRDKVELYGRDVGKRFTRDRLIYDQDVHLAIADLAGNQTLKNALRHVFERIVLKRRTDGLYDPARGMAAHREHLNLLAAIESRDAEEAVRIVRSHVRQGKENVLADLRQRQAIRRLRRNEFFE, translated from the coding sequence ATGAGCAATCTGGTCAGGAAACCCAAGTTAAAGGTCCGGGCCGGGGAAAATCTCTCAGGCCGCGTCTATCATGAAATCAAGAAACTGATCTTGTCCAACGAGGTCATGCCCGGGCAGAAGCTTCACCATCAAGAGCTGAGCGAGCGTCTCGGCGTCAGTCGGACGCCGGTGCGCGAGGCCCTGACCCGACTCGTGCAGGAGGGGTACGTCTCCTTCCTGCCGAACCGGGGTTTTACCTGCAAAGAAATTGGAATTCAAGAGGCCGAGGAGCTTTATGAGTTGCGCGAGGCCCTGGAAGCCTTTACGGTGGAAAAGGCGGTCCGCAATCTCACGCCGGCGTCGTTGCGGCGGTTGCGCGACAAGGTGGAGCTGTACGGGCGGGATGTCGGGAAACGCTTCACCCGCGACCGGCTGATTTACGATCAGGACGTGCACCTGGCGATCGCCGACCTGGCGGGCAACCAGACGCTCAAGAACGCGCTCCGGCACGTCTTCGAACGAATTGTGCTCAAGCGCCGCACCGACGGGCTGTACGATCCGGCCCGGGGCATGGCCGCGCATCGGGAGCACCTCAACCTGCTGGCCGCGATCGAGAGCCGCGATGCGGAGGAAGCGGTGCGAATCGTCCGGTCCCACGTCCGGCAGGGCAAGGAAAACGTGCTGGCCGATCTCCGGCAGCGGCAGGCGATCCGCCGGCTTCGCAGAAACGAATTTTTCGAATAA
- a CDS encoding ABC transporter ATP-binding protein yields MAQTKLQAIGLRHEYYQPRTGGRLLALDNINLSVEDGEFVTIVGPSGCGKTTFINLADGLLKPTAGQILIDGKPVTGPGTDRGMVFQDSCLMPWRTVFKNVIFGLECQGLDNAEGQERARRFIKLVGLEGFEDHYPHELSGGMQQRCNLARALTVDPKILIMDEPFAALDAQTREIMQLELLRIWQEAGKTVLFITHQINEAIYLADRVIVFGARPGKVKQTIKIDLPRPRPLSVKRDRKFLDYEDQLWNLIEEEVKKTMVADQVVHNINA; encoded by the coding sequence GTGGCACAGACCAAGTTGCAGGCCATTGGATTGAGGCACGAGTACTACCAGCCGCGAACGGGCGGGCGCCTGCTCGCTCTGGACAACATCAACCTGTCGGTTGAAGACGGGGAGTTCGTCACGATCGTCGGCCCCAGCGGCTGCGGCAAGACCACCTTTATTAACCTCGCCGACGGCCTGTTGAAGCCGACGGCGGGCCAGATCCTCATCGACGGCAAGCCGGTTACCGGTCCCGGCACGGACCGGGGCATGGTGTTCCAGGACTCCTGCCTGATGCCTTGGCGGACGGTTTTCAAGAACGTAATCTTCGGTCTGGAATGCCAGGGGTTGGACAACGCCGAAGGGCAGGAACGGGCCAGAAGGTTCATCAAGCTGGTCGGCCTCGAGGGATTCGAAGACCATTACCCGCACGAGCTCTCCGGCGGCATGCAGCAGCGCTGCAACCTGGCGCGGGCGCTCACGGTGGATCCCAAGATCCTCATCATGGACGAGCCCTTCGCCGCTCTCGACGCCCAGACCCGCGAGATCATGCAGCTCGAGCTGTTGCGCATCTGGCAGGAGGCGGGCAAGACGGTGCTCTTCATCACGCACCAGATCAACGAGGCAATCTACCTGGCCGATCGGGTGATCGTCTTCGGGGCGAGGCCCGGCAAGGTCAAGCAGACGATCAAGATCGATCTGCCGCGCCCGCGGCCCCTGTCGGTGAAGCGCGATCGGAAGTTTCTCGACTACGAGGATCAGCTCTGGAACCTGATCGAGGAAGAAGTCAAGAAAACCATGGTCGCGGACCAGGTCGTCCACAACATCAACGCGTAA
- a CDS encoding iron ABC transporter permease — MRRINSQTLILVGASLFVLYLAGVPLVMLLYGSVRTAPIGEPGAAYTIENYVKAYFDKEFYLLLLNSLYYALGTCIVTFLIGTYLAWVSERTNTPFKKLFVVMSLIPFIIPGILSTISWILLLSPKIGLINIVLKELLGLEQPPFNIYSMWGMIWAEAIHLYPLVFLLMSAAFRNMDTSLEEAALTAGSSTWSTLRRITLPLMRPAMVSVLLIIFIRGIEAFEVPALIGVPAKISVFTTKIFLAIHQFPSDFGLAGAYAVTLLAISTAGVLIYGRITRREERYATVTGKGYRPRVIDLGGWKYVTCAISFFIFFLAVILPVFVLLWSSFIPYYGVPSRELMAKMTLGNYQYILTYPLAITAFKNSFYLSLGSATLVMLLTSVIAWITVRTRIPGRAFLDNMTFIPIAMPGIVLGVSLIWVYLTLARVAESSRFLGFLNLYGTIWVLLLAYITKFMPYGIRAASASMIQINKELEEASMTAGGTWFQTFKKVILPLLMPGFTAGWIYISIIALRELSTSILLYSYNSTVLSIMAFDLWEGGQYTYVCALGVLMVLLLVAMAFTARKLGAKIGIAE, encoded by the coding sequence GTGAGGAGGATCAACTCCCAGACCCTCATCCTGGTCGGGGCCAGCCTTTTCGTTCTCTATCTGGCGGGCGTTCCGCTCGTCATGCTCCTCTATGGGAGCGTGCGCACGGCGCCGATCGGCGAGCCGGGCGCCGCCTACACCATCGAGAACTACGTCAAGGCCTATTTCGACAAGGAGTTCTATCTCCTGCTCCTGAACTCGCTTTACTATGCGCTGGGGACCTGCATCGTCACCTTCCTGATCGGCACCTATCTCGCCTGGGTCAGCGAGCGGACCAACACGCCGTTCAAGAAGCTCTTCGTGGTCATGTCGCTGATCCCGTTCATCATCCCCGGCATTCTCAGCACGATCTCCTGGATACTGCTGCTGAGCCCCAAGATCGGGCTGATCAATATCGTGCTCAAGGAGCTGCTCGGCCTCGAGCAGCCGCCCTTCAACATCTACTCCATGTGGGGAATGATCTGGGCGGAGGCCATCCATCTCTACCCGCTGGTGTTCCTTCTCATGTCCGCCGCCTTCCGGAACATGGACACTTCGCTGGAGGAAGCCGCGCTGACGGCCGGGTCGAGCACCTGGAGCACGCTCCGGCGGATCACGCTGCCGCTGATGCGGCCGGCGATGGTCAGCGTGCTGCTGATCATCTTCATCCGCGGCATCGAGGCCTTCGAGGTCCCGGCGCTGATCGGGGTGCCGGCGAAGATCTCCGTCTTTACGACCAAGATCTTTCTCGCGATTCATCAATTTCCGTCCGACTTTGGCCTCGCCGGCGCCTACGCGGTGACGCTGCTCGCCATCAGCACGGCGGGCGTGCTGATCTACGGCCGGATCACGCGGCGCGAGGAGCGTTACGCGACGGTGACCGGAAAGGGATACCGCCCGCGCGTGATCGACCTCGGCGGCTGGAAGTACGTGACCTGCGCGATTTCCTTCTTCATCTTTTTCCTGGCCGTGATTCTTCCGGTCTTCGTGCTCCTCTGGTCGTCGTTCATTCCGTACTACGGTGTGCCGTCGCGCGAGCTGATGGCGAAGATGACCCTGGGAAACTACCAGTACATCCTGACCTACCCGCTGGCGATCACCGCCTTCAAGAACAGCTTCTATCTCTCGCTCGGCTCCGCCACGCTGGTGATGCTGTTGACCTCGGTGATCGCCTGGATCACCGTCCGCACCCGGATCCCCGGGCGCGCCTTTCTCGACAACATGACCTTCATACCGATCGCCATGCCCGGCATCGTCCTCGGCGTGAGCCTGATCTGGGTCTATCTGACGCTGGCCAGGGTGGCCGAGTCGAGCCGGTTCCTCGGATTCCTGAATCTCTACGGGACGATCTGGGTCCTGCTTCTGGCCTACATCACGAAGTTCATGCCGTATGGCATCCGGGCCGCCTCCGCCTCCATGATTCAGATCAACAAGGAGCTGGAGGAGGCGTCCATGACCGCCGGCGGCACGTGGTTCCAGACCTTCAAAAAGGTGATCCTGCCGCTGTTGATGCCCGGGTTCACCGCGGGGTGGATCTACATCAGCATCATCGCCCTGCGGGAGCTGTCGACGTCGATCCTGCTCTATTCCTACAACAGCACCGTCCTTTCGATCATGGCGTTCGACTTGTGGGAGGGCGGCCAATATACTTACGTCTGCGCGCTGGGCGTCCTGATGGTGCTCTTGCTCGTGGCGATGGCTTTCACGGCGCGCAAGCTCGGGGCTAAAATAGGAATCGCGGAATAA